A region from the Rufibacter sp. DG15C genome encodes:
- the hisH gene encoding imidazole glycerol phosphate synthase subunit HisH: protein MKTVIVDYKAGNVQSVLFALERLGVNATVSCEAEEIQSADKVIFPGVGEASSAMRALKAHNLDKLLPTLTQPFLGVCLGMQLLCQHSEEGDTEMLGIIPVPVKRFEIDLKVPHMGWNNLHHLQCELFAGIQEDEYAYFVHSFYAPVTEFTIAQSSYPEPFSAALQYKNFYAVQFHTEKSGAPGAQILQNFLNL from the coding sequence ATGAAAACGGTCATTGTTGATTATAAAGCTGGCAACGTGCAGAGCGTGTTATTCGCGCTGGAGCGGCTGGGCGTGAACGCCACCGTTTCCTGTGAGGCAGAGGAAATTCAAAGTGCGGACAAGGTGATTTTCCCGGGCGTGGGCGAGGCATCCTCGGCTATGCGCGCGCTTAAAGCCCATAACCTGGACAAGCTTCTGCCTACCTTGACCCAGCCGTTTCTGGGTGTTTGCCTGGGCATGCAGTTGCTTTGCCAGCACTCAGAAGAAGGTGACACAGAAATGCTGGGCATCATTCCGGTTCCCGTGAAGCGCTTTGAGATTGACTTGAAAGTGCCGCACATGGGCTGGAACAACCTGCATCATTTACAATGCGAATTATTCGCTGGCATACAGGAAGATGAGTATGCGTACTTCGTGCACAGCTTTTATGCGCCTGTTACTGAATTCACCATCGCTCAGAGCTCGTATCCAGAACCGTTTAGTGCCGCCTTGCAGTACAAAAACTTCTACGCAGTCCAGTTCCACACCGAGAAAAGCGGAGCCCCGGGCGCGCAGATTCTCCAGAACTTTTTAAACCTCTAA
- the hisC gene encoding histidinol-phosphate transaminase: MFSIEKIIRPHLLGLKPYSSARDEFEGEASVYLDANENNLGSLAGGVDYNRYPDPYQKAIKEKLAKLKGVRPEQIFIGNGSDEAIDLLVRLVCEPGQDEVLLLPPTYGMYEVSANIHNIGIQRVALDERFQPDFQKIGQKQTERTKILFLCSPNNPTGNILDPATVEQLITSFNGLVVVDEAYIDFTEQPSWSTRLDEFPNLVVLQTLSKAWGMAGLRLGMAFASPDIISFLNKIKPPYNVNVVTQELVSDALDKTAQLNDMLQVIVGERARVMEAFDAMDLIEKVYPSDANFVLVQVPNANQLYAFLLERGVVVRNRSTQPGCTNCLRITIGTPAENDHLLESLHAYKAHTV, translated from the coding sequence ATGTTTTCAATAGAGAAGATTATCCGTCCGCACTTATTGGGGCTCAAGCCGTACTCTTCGGCAAGGGACGAGTTTGAGGGCGAGGCCAGCGTCTACCTGGACGCAAACGAGAATAACCTGGGCAGCCTGGCCGGTGGCGTAGACTACAACCGCTACCCAGACCCCTACCAAAAAGCCATCAAAGAGAAACTGGCCAAATTGAAAGGTGTAAGGCCAGAGCAGATTTTCATTGGCAACGGCTCTGACGAGGCTATTGATTTACTGGTGCGCCTGGTATGCGAGCCCGGTCAGGACGAGGTCCTACTGCTTCCGCCAACGTACGGCATGTATGAGGTAAGCGCCAACATCCACAACATAGGAATCCAGCGCGTGGCTTTGGATGAGCGTTTTCAGCCTGATTTCCAGAAAATAGGCCAAAAACAGACGGAGCGCACCAAAATCCTTTTCCTCTGCTCGCCTAATAATCCCACCGGGAATATTCTGGACCCGGCCACCGTAGAGCAGCTTATTACCTCTTTCAACGGGTTGGTAGTAGTGGATGAGGCCTATATTGATTTCACCGAGCAGCCCAGCTGGAGCACCCGCTTAGACGAGTTTCCCAATCTGGTGGTGTTGCAGACACTTTCCAAAGCCTGGGGCATGGCCGGGTTGCGCCTGGGCATGGCCTTTGCCTCGCCGGACATCATCAGCTTCCTCAACAAAATCAAGCCGCCGTACAACGTCAATGTAGTGACACAGGAGTTGGTCAGCGATGCCTTGGACAAAACCGCCCAGTTAAATGACATGCTGCAAGTGATTGTTGGGGAGCGCGCCCGGGTGATGGAGGCCTTTGACGCCATGGACCTCATTGAAAAGGTGTATCCCTCAGACGCCAACTTCGTGCTAGTGCAGGTTCCTAATGCGAATCAATTATATGCCTTTCTGTTGGAGCGGGGTGTGGTGGTCAGGAACCGTTCTACCCAGCCCGGCTGTACCAATTGCCTCCGAATTACCATTGGCACGCCTGCAGAAAACGACCACTTGTTGGAGTCCTTACACGCTTACAAGGCGCATACAGTCTAA
- the hisB gene encoding bifunctional histidinol-phosphatase/imidazoleglycerol-phosphate dehydratase HisB translates to MKKVLFIDRDGTILLEPPTDYQVDSFEKFSFYPKVIRNLYKIFTELDYEFVMVTNQDGLGTDSYPEDIFWPYQDKMLEILEGEGISFAHIHIDRSFEHENSPNRKPRLGMMQQYLSGEYDLANSYVIGDRLTDVQMAQNLGAKSILLQTDQNEDATFTSTDWDDIYNFLRLPARKATIQRNTNETQITVEINLDGEGKSEMQTGLGFFDHMLDQLARHSGVDMRIQVKGDLHIDEHHTIEDTALALGEAFAQAIGDKRGINRYGFLLPMDDALVHAAIDFSGRPWLVWDAKFSREKIGDMPTEMFMHFFKSFSDTSKSNLNIKAEGENEHHKIEAIYKAVAKAMKMALVRDVNKMEIPSTKGIL, encoded by the coding sequence ATGAAAAAAGTCTTATTCATTGACCGCGACGGGACCATTTTACTGGAGCCGCCCACCGATTACCAGGTAGACTCCTTCGAGAAATTCTCCTTTTACCCTAAAGTCATCCGTAACCTTTACAAGATTTTCACCGAGCTGGACTATGAGTTCGTGATGGTGACCAACCAAGACGGACTCGGCACTGATTCCTACCCGGAAGACATCTTTTGGCCGTACCAGGACAAAATGCTAGAGATTCTGGAAGGCGAGGGCATTTCGTTCGCGCACATCCACATTGACCGTAGCTTTGAGCACGAAAACAGCCCCAACCGCAAACCACGGCTGGGCATGATGCAGCAATACCTTTCGGGGGAGTATGACTTGGCCAATTCTTATGTGATTGGCGACCGCCTCACCGATGTACAGATGGCGCAAAACCTGGGGGCCAAGAGTATTTTACTGCAAACAGACCAAAACGAGGACGCCACCTTCACCAGCACCGACTGGGACGATATTTACAATTTCCTACGCCTGCCGGCCCGCAAAGCCACCATCCAGCGCAACACCAATGAGACGCAAATCACCGTTGAGATCAACCTGGACGGCGAAGGCAAATCTGAGATGCAAACCGGCTTGGGGTTCTTTGATCACATGCTGGACCAACTGGCCCGCCACTCGGGTGTAGACATGCGCATTCAGGTGAAAGGTGATTTGCACATTGACGAACATCACACCATTGAAGACACCGCCCTTGCACTGGGAGAGGCGTTCGCCCAAGCCATTGGGGACAAGCGCGGCATCAACCGCTATGGCTTCCTGCTACCCATGGATGATGCCTTGGTGCACGCCGCCATTGACTTCTCCGGAAGACCCTGGTTGGTGTGGGACGCCAAATTCAGCCGCGAGAAGATTGGCGATATGCCCACCGAGATGTTTATGCACTTCTTCAAGTCGTTCTCAGACACGTCCAAGTCCAACCTAAACATCAAAGCCGAGGGCGAGAACGAGCACCACAAGATAGAAGCCATCTACAAGGCTGTGGCCAAAGCCATGAAAATGGCCCTGGTGCGCGACGTGAACAAAATGGAAATCCCCAGCACCAAAGGCATTCTATAA
- the hisA gene encoding 1-(5-phosphoribosyl)-5-[(5-phosphoribosylamino)methylideneamino]imidazole-4-carboxamide isomerase has translation MEIIPAIDLIGGQCVRLTEGDFAQQTTYHSDPVEVAKQFEGLGLKRLHLVDLDGARAKQPVNLPILARIARETKLHIDYGGGLQSLEAVQQAFDAGAKQITAGSIAVREPKTVQKWLKEFGADRIIVGADFKDNRIAINAWAEQSDLTLEAFLASFSEKGAKTFICTDVSKDGKLQGSSIDIYQKLIAQFPTLQFIASGGVTTIEEVRELRAAGLHGAIIGKAIYEGTITLEDLAKEVV, from the coding sequence ATGGAAATCATCCCGGCCATTGACTTGATTGGCGGCCAGTGCGTCCGCCTCACCGAAGGCGACTTTGCCCAACAGACCACCTACCACTCCGACCCTGTAGAAGTAGCCAAACAATTTGAAGGCCTTGGCTTAAAGAGGCTGCACTTGGTGGACTTGGACGGTGCCCGCGCCAAGCAACCGGTCAATCTGCCCATTCTGGCGCGCATTGCCCGTGAAACCAAACTACACATTGACTACGGCGGAGGGCTGCAAAGCTTGGAGGCGGTGCAACAAGCTTTTGACGCTGGGGCCAAACAGATCACTGCCGGCAGCATTGCCGTGCGCGAGCCTAAGACGGTGCAGAAATGGCTGAAGGAATTTGGGGCAGACCGCATCATTGTGGGCGCCGACTTTAAAGACAACCGCATCGCGATCAATGCCTGGGCTGAGCAGAGTGATTTGACCTTGGAGGCGTTTTTGGCCTCTTTTTCAGAAAAGGGCGCAAAAACGTTCATCTGCACAGATGTAAGTAAGGATGGCAAACTGCAAGGTTCGTCTATAGACATCTACCAAAAGTTGATTGCGCAGTTCCCGACGTTGCAGTTCATTGCCAGCGGCGGGGTGACTACCATTGAGGAAGTCCGGGAGCTGCGGGCGGCGGGATTGCATGGCGCTATCATTGGCAAGGCCATCTATGAAGGGACCATCACCCTGGAGGATTTAGCCAAAGAAGTGGTTTAG
- the hisIE gene encoding bifunctional phosphoribosyl-AMP cyclohydrolase/phosphoribosyl-ATP diphosphatase HisIE: MTIDFKKGEGLVPAIIQNATSGKVLMLGYMNQEAFEQTQQTGLVTFFSRSKNRLWTKGETSGNTLKVVKMELDCDQDTLLVLVNPTGPACHRNTETCFDKEGDASSYHLQSFQNGSPTHQALQFIAQLEQTIKERRQTPLEGSYTNFLFDRGLNKIAQKVGEEAVEVVIDAVAGQTETMKGEAADLIFHLLVLLEASNLSLAEVVEVLESRHKPRE, encoded by the coding sequence ATGACCATAGATTTCAAAAAAGGCGAAGGGCTGGTACCGGCCATCATTCAGAATGCCACTTCGGGGAAAGTGTTGATGCTGGGCTATATGAACCAGGAAGCCTTTGAGCAGACACAGCAGACCGGGCTAGTCACGTTTTTTTCCCGTTCTAAAAACCGGCTGTGGACCAAAGGCGAAACCTCTGGCAATACGCTTAAGGTCGTTAAAATGGAACTGGATTGTGACCAGGACACGCTTTTGGTCTTGGTGAACCCCACCGGACCGGCCTGCCACCGCAACACAGAAACCTGCTTTGACAAAGAGGGAGACGCTTCTTCCTACCATTTGCAAAGCTTCCAGAACGGATCACCTACGCACCAGGCCTTGCAGTTCATTGCGCAACTGGAGCAGACTATCAAAGAGCGCAGGCAAACTCCCCTAGAAGGCTCTTACACCAATTTCCTGTTTGACCGAGGCCTCAACAAAATAGCCCAGAAAGTAGGAGAAGAAGCCGTGGAAGTAGTAATTGATGCCGTGGCCGGCCAAACCGAGACCATGAAAGGCGAGGCCGCCGATTTGATTTTCCACTTGTTGGTGCTCTTAGAAGCTTCCAATTTATCTCTAGCCGAAGTAGTAGAAGTCTTAGAAAGCAGACACAAACCCCGCGAATAA
- a CDS encoding DUF2911 domain-containing protein: protein MKLFLTAFLLFFSFTLAAQTKLKLPQASPKVKLTHTIGITEVTINYSAPGVKKREVWGKLVPYGKIWRAGANEATKIAFSTDVRILQENIPAGTYSFFIFPADSSNWYLVLNKQLGLWGTDGYDQSKDLIRLPFSPQESDFHETLKYSFNDVQPTSGRLVLNWEKKQLAIPIRVEVHAQTLKSIKDSLATTKPDDWSVFAQAVNYLLQQNTEHELALEWINKSIGIEENFYNTWLKARLLAQKSEFDEALELNKKAQRLGKNDEKTYKTYAQEIEDAAVLWKEKRFQAN from the coding sequence ATGAAGTTATTTCTCACAGCCTTTTTACTCTTTTTCTCCTTTACCCTTGCGGCCCAAACCAAGCTAAAACTGCCCCAAGCCAGCCCTAAGGTAAAACTGACCCATACCATTGGCATTACAGAAGTCACTATCAACTACAGCGCCCCTGGCGTGAAGAAGCGCGAAGTATGGGGCAAGCTGGTGCCTTACGGCAAGATTTGGCGGGCGGGCGCCAATGAGGCCACTAAAATAGCCTTCTCCACAGATGTGCGCATTTTGCAAGAGAACATCCCGGCCGGCACTTATTCCTTCTTTATTTTTCCAGCCGACTCCAGCAACTGGTACCTGGTATTGAACAAGCAACTAGGACTCTGGGGCACCGACGGCTATGACCAAAGCAAGGATTTGATCAGGTTGCCGTTTAGTCCCCAGGAAAGTGATTTCCATGAAACGCTTAAGTACTCGTTCAATGATGTGCAGCCAACCAGTGGCCGGCTAGTGTTGAATTGGGAGAAAAAACAGCTGGCCATTCCTATTCGGGTGGAGGTCCATGCGCAAACATTAAAATCAATCAAAGACTCTCTAGCTACTACTAAACCAGACGATTGGTCGGTTTTTGCGCAAGCGGTCAATTACTTATTGCAACAGAACACGGAGCATGAACTGGCTTTGGAATGGATAAACAAGTCCATAGGCATAGAAGAGAATTTTTACAACACTTGGCTTAAGGCCCGGTTGCTGGCCCAAAAAAGCGAGTTTGACGAGGCACTAGAGCTCAACAAGAAAGCCCAGCGGTTGGGCAAGAATGATGAAAAGACCTACAAGACTTATGCCCAGGAGATAGAGGACGCCGCCGTGCTATGGAAAGAAAAGCGGTTTCAAGCCAATTAA
- the hisG gene encoding ATP phosphoribosyltransferase has protein sequence MIRLAIQKSGRLSDDSLKLIRECGISFISTTSKLKTEATNFPLEILYLRDDDIPGYVADGVADIGIVGQNVLVEEGLQQLTVKALGFSKCRLSLAVSKGDVYDDVTTLAGKSIATSYPNLLKEFLTSKGVEADIHTISGSVEIAPSIGLADAVCDIVSSGSTLISNGLREVETVFKSEAVLIANQNLNEQKSRLLQQLLFRMEAVQKAQKSKYVVLNAPNSAITQIKTLLPGIKSPTIIPLAEEGWSSLHSVVNEDDFWDIIQKLKEAGAEGILVVPIEKMIG, from the coding sequence ATGATCCGGTTAGCCATCCAAAAATCCGGTCGCTTGTCAGACGACTCCCTCAAGTTGATTCGTGAGTGCGGCATTTCCTTCATCAGTACCACCTCCAAACTTAAAACCGAAGCCACCAATTTCCCCCTTGAAATTCTATACCTGCGCGATGATGACATACCGGGCTATGTAGCGGACGGCGTGGCCGACATTGGCATTGTGGGCCAGAATGTATTGGTGGAAGAAGGCTTGCAGCAATTGACTGTAAAGGCCTTGGGCTTTAGTAAATGCCGCCTATCTCTGGCCGTGTCTAAAGGCGATGTGTATGACGATGTCACTACATTGGCTGGTAAAAGCATTGCCACGTCCTACCCCAACTTACTAAAGGAGTTTTTAACGTCTAAAGGCGTGGAGGCTGACATTCATACCATTTCTGGATCGGTGGAGATTGCCCCCAGCATCGGCCTGGCAGATGCGGTTTGTGACATTGTCTCCTCTGGCTCAACCCTCATTAGCAATGGTCTGCGCGAGGTAGAAACAGTCTTCAAGTCTGAGGCGGTCTTGATTGCCAACCAGAACTTAAATGAGCAGAAAAGCCGCCTGTTGCAGCAACTGTTATTTAGGATGGAAGCAGTTCAGAAGGCTCAGAAATCTAAATACGTAGTCTTGAACGCTCCCAACTCAGCCATTACCCAAATCAAGACCTTGCTGCCCGGCATTAAATCGCCTACCATCATTCCCCTAGCGGAGGAAGGCTGGAGTTCTCTGCACTCGGTGGTAAATGAGGACGATTTCTGGGACATCATTCAGAAACTGAAAGAGGCCGGCGCCGAGGGCATTCTGGTGGTTCCCATTGAAAAGATGATTGGCTAA
- the hisF gene encoding imidazole glycerol phosphate synthase subunit HisF: MLTKRIIPCLDIKNGRTVKGVRFEDIRDAGDPVELAALYAKQGADELVFLDITATNEKRKTLRELVREVARHIDIPFTVGGGISAVEDVELLLQNGADKVSVNSSALHRPELITELANRFGSQCVTVAIDTKNTPEGWKVFSKAGTVDTGLLAVDWAREVVERGAGEILLTSMSNDGTKGGFALNITGEISRNVLVPVIASGGAGNMQHFLDVFEAGADAALAASIFHFQEVPLPELKQFLKQHHLDIRL, from the coding sequence ATGTTAACCAAACGAATTATTCCCTGCCTGGACATTAAAAACGGCCGCACCGTGAAAGGTGTGCGCTTTGAGGACATCAGGGATGCGGGTGACCCGGTGGAATTGGCCGCGCTGTACGCCAAGCAGGGCGCCGATGAATTGGTGTTTCTGGACATCACGGCCACCAATGAGAAACGGAAAACCCTTAGAGAACTAGTGAGGGAAGTAGCCCGGCACATAGACATCCCGTTTACCGTGGGCGGCGGCATCAGTGCCGTAGAAGACGTGGAGCTGCTCTTGCAAAACGGCGCTGATAAAGTTTCCGTGAATTCCTCAGCTCTGCACCGGCCTGAGCTCATCACCGAATTGGCCAACCGGTTTGGCAGCCAGTGCGTGACGGTGGCTATTGACACCAAAAACACGCCCGAAGGCTGGAAGGTCTTCAGTAAGGCAGGCACCGTTGATACGGGTTTGCTTGCGGTAGACTGGGCCAGAGAAGTGGTGGAGCGCGGCGCCGGCGAAATCCTGCTCACCTCCATGAGCAACGACGGCACCAAAGGCGGCTTTGCGCTGAACATTACCGGAGAGATTTCCAGGAACGTGCTGGTGCCGGTGATTGCCTCTGGCGGCGCAGGAAACATGCAGCATTTTTTGGACGTCTTTGAAGCCGGGGCAGACGCGGCGTTGGCCGCCAGTATCTTCCACTTCCAGGAAGTTCCGCTGCCTGAGTTGAAGCAGTTTTTAAAGCAGCATCATCTTGACATCCGGCTCTAA
- a CDS encoding TetR/AcrR family transcriptional regulator, translated as MSKRVLQKEISLQNILESATELFSEQGYDCTSIRQIAEKTGISLGLLYNYFNGKDEVLREIILRGRREYVKAFDSQEKLTGLPYLEHHIKTTFKALDQHKNFCKLFYSLRLQSEVVKSMEQELHAENQKVLQALTHHLAEAGSTSPSAEANLLVATLDGIAQQFLIQPNYPLQDVLIRYVVQLKNHLKTN; from the coding sequence GTGAGTAAACGCGTATTACAGAAAGAGATAAGCCTTCAGAATATATTAGAATCGGCTACAGAATTATTTTCAGAACAAGGCTATGATTGTACTTCCATCAGGCAGATTGCCGAGAAGACAGGAATCTCCCTTGGTTTGCTGTACAATTATTTCAATGGTAAAGACGAGGTACTCAGGGAAATTATTCTTAGGGGCCGAAGGGAGTATGTGAAGGCGTTTGATTCTCAAGAGAAATTGACGGGCCTTCCCTATTTGGAGCATCATATTAAAACCACGTTTAAAGCCCTGGACCAGCATAAGAACTTTTGTAAGTTGTTCTACAGCCTGAGGCTACAGTCTGAGGTGGTAAAAAGCATGGAGCAGGAGCTGCATGCAGAAAATCAAAAGGTGTTGCAGGCACTTACGCATCATCTAGCCGAAGCGGGCTCCACCTCTCCTTCCGCCGAGGCCAACTTATTGGTAGCCACTTTGGATGGGATAGCACAACAGTTTCTAATTCAGCCCAACTATCCTTTGCAGGATGTTTTAATCAGATACGTGGTGCAATTGAAGAACCATTTAAAAACGAATTAG
- the hisD gene encoding histidinol dehydrogenase, whose translation MKTYLYPALTEWARLMQRPVQRLDQLRTGVQETFDLVKEKGDAALIELAAKFDKSDLQSVWVSEEEITEALPQVTQELKDAIEVAYANISKFHESQHEPVQQIETMPGVTCWRKSVGIQKVGLYIPGGTAPLFSTLLMLGIPAQLAGCKEIILATPPSADGSINATILYTAHRLGIKRILKAGGAQAIAALAFGTETVPAVDKIFGPGNQYVTAAKQMVTQLGVAIDMPAGPSEVLVIADDSADADFVAADLLSQAEHGPDSQVVFVTNSEKQLKNVQEAMQRQVAVLPRQTVAQQALDNSIGVVLSSLEEALDFSNLYAPEHLILSVDKPEKMAAQVTQAGSVFMGHFSPESVGDYASGTNHTLPTNGYARNYSGVSLDSFVKKITFQQLTKEGLQRIGPAVETMADAEGLHAHKNAVTIRLAKI comes from the coding sequence ATGAAGACGTATCTATATCCAGCCCTAACAGAATGGGCAAGATTGATGCAACGGCCGGTCCAGCGATTGGATCAATTGCGGACCGGCGTGCAGGAAACCTTTGACTTAGTTAAGGAAAAAGGAGACGCAGCCTTGATAGAACTGGCTGCCAAGTTTGACAAATCTGACTTGCAATCTGTTTGGGTCTCAGAAGAAGAAATTACCGAAGCGCTGCCCCAGGTTACTCAGGAATTGAAAGACGCTATTGAAGTGGCGTATGCCAATATCAGCAAGTTCCATGAATCCCAACACGAGCCAGTACAACAGATAGAAACCATGCCGGGCGTGACCTGCTGGCGTAAGTCGGTGGGCATTCAAAAAGTTGGTTTATACATTCCAGGTGGCACGGCGCCTTTGTTCTCTACCTTGTTGATGTTGGGAATCCCGGCGCAGCTTGCCGGTTGTAAAGAAATCATTTTGGCTACGCCGCCCAGCGCAGATGGCTCCATCAACGCAACTATTCTGTACACGGCCCACCGTTTAGGCATCAAGCGCATTCTAAAAGCAGGAGGGGCCCAGGCCATTGCGGCTCTGGCCTTCGGGACGGAGACGGTGCCAGCCGTGGACAAGATCTTCGGACCGGGTAACCAATACGTGACGGCCGCCAAGCAAATGGTAACCCAGCTAGGCGTAGCCATTGACATGCCCGCTGGCCCTTCAGAGGTGTTGGTGATAGCAGATGACTCCGCTGACGCAGACTTCGTGGCCGCTGACCTTTTATCTCAGGCAGAACACGGCCCAGACTCTCAAGTCGTTTTTGTCACGAATTCTGAAAAACAGCTCAAAAACGTGCAAGAAGCCATGCAAAGACAAGTAGCGGTATTACCCCGGCAGACCGTAGCCCAGCAGGCACTGGACAACAGCATAGGAGTGGTGCTTTCTTCACTAGAGGAGGCTTTAGACTTCTCTAATCTTTATGCTCCTGAGCACTTGATTCTGTCCGTAGACAAACCAGAAAAAATGGCCGCGCAGGTGACGCAAGCTGGATCGGTGTTTATGGGACACTTTAGCCCGGAGAGCGTAGGAGATTATGCTTCAGGGACTAATCACACATTGCCCACCAACGGATATGCCCGAAACTATAGCGGTGTTTCTCTGGATAGCTTCGTGAAGAAAATCACGTTCCAGCAACTGACCAAAGAAGGATTACAGCGCATTGGCCCCGCCGTAGAAACCATGGCCGACGCCGAAGGCCTGCACGCGCACAAAAACGCGGTCACCATTCGCTTAGCGAAGATTTAA